In a single window of the Drosophila miranda strain MSH22 chromosome XL, D.miranda_PacBio2.1, whole genome shotgun sequence genome:
- the LOC108162025 gene encoding WW domain-containing adapter protein with coiled-coil homolog isoform X5: MRGNSSSSSSGNHSSINSNNNNNNNSCSSNNNNSNNMAVDLSLSVAAAANCSSNSVSGSSSSSKSAVAAAALTSMSTSAVGFCRLDSSKYSSSKRDYERDRSSNYRDRDLSPGGSGGGGGGGGGGTGGGGGSSSGNGGSGGPLNNGNSYRSQSPDIDSPSSRSHDLRDRNDHRGSGSGGGGGGNGGGGGSGRGGSNERYSFIQKMRDRDRDVYKKDKYSDKRDRRGNDRDSESYRTNHDRDRRGGGGGSGASKLCSSRENDKRSGSDDRDRERDRDLRDMRDKRDRGSDRDRDMYKKDKYADKRDRSDRGERTARYGDWSEHVSSSGKMYYYNCKTEISQWEKPKEWVDRERNLPRDQHREKDYRDKERDRDRDDRFSRSTYKHSNSSRDNTRLRWSYNDDVGPPSHRRRLDGRHNENADMDISGDSTPTSEASYSLSGTPTTHGGTGMSGGGGGGGGGNGSNAAMDQPMGNALPRLASHPNTGSSSGAGGAPMGGAAAAAAAAAAMHYSGGGPGGGGPVTGATMLPTSGLSSVPPSIANSSSNSNSSSLRNSVVGHIGSTSSTTVPTLSNQDPHQQQHQHQHHLNSNAPLPPGGSKGRQKMHLGMSVHDHGQHNSSVNASGSDALVNHAYNSVNNSVAGNSLNSLRDNNSINSPLYMSHPHHNLSPPLNYTKSPIPTIVGITNTGTVVNAANMVSIIGNSYTCQATYGPIKTVVDGGVSPATPGGGGNGNSQNIVPGLGAVSGISVITSMGSNSVAGVMSLGDGGPPTPTMELDLSSALEQQQQQQQVAMAASMAAAALAAAQASVQQQQQAAQQAQQQRKLDGASGALSSLQSCVGSSVQAANLRGPEISPKLAKYFRADLIAHVTNWQAEILERQAQKCCEDTHLFGDITCTRICAELKCARSLVRSTEINATLQEQKIMYLRQQIRRIEESKTQNAFMSDDT, from the exons ATGAggggcaacagcagcagcagcagcagcggcaaccacagcagcatcaacagcaacaacaacaacaacaacaacagctgcagcagcaataacaacaacagcaacaacatgGCCGTTGATTTGTCTCTCtcggtggcagcggcagcgaactgcagcagcaacagcgtcagcggcagcagcagcagcagtaagAGCGccgtcgcagcagcagcattgacGTCGATGTCTACGTCAGCTGTTGGCTTCTGCCGCCTAGAT AGCTCAAAGTACAGCAGTTCAAAGCGCGACTATGAACGTGATCGTTCCTCCAATTATCgcgatcgcgacctctcgccgggtggcagtggcggcggcggtggaggcggcggcggcggcaccGGTGGAGGTggtggcagcagcagtggcaatggcggcagcggcggcccACTAAACAATGGCAACAGCTATCGCTCCCAATCGCCCGACATCGATTCCCCCTCATCGAGATCACACGATCTGCGGGATCGGAACGATCATcggggcagcggcagcggtggcggtggcggcggcaacGGCGGTGGTGGCGGCAGTGGTCGTGGCGGTAGCAACGAGCGATACAGCTTCATACAAAAGATGCGCGATCGGGATCGTGATGTCTACAAGAAGGATAAATATTCCG ATAAAAGAGATCGACGTGGCAACGATCGGGACTCGGAATCGTATCGCACTAATCATGACAGGGATCGtcgtggcggtggcggtggcagcgGTGCCAGCAAACTTTGCTCCTCCCGCGAGAACGACAAGCGTTCCGGCTCTGATGATCGCGATCGGGAGAGAGATCGTGATTTGCGCGACATGCGCGACAAGCGAGATCGTGGCTCTGATCGGGACAGGGATATGTACAAGAAGGATAAGTATGCAG ACAAGCGCGATCGCAGCGACAGGGGCGAGCGTACGGCGCGCTATGGCGACTGGAGTGAACATGTCAGCTCGTCGG GAAAAATGTATTATTACAACTGCAAAACGGAAATTTCTCAGTGGGAGAAGCCAAAGGAATGGGTGGACAGAGAAAG GAATTTGCCCCGTGATCAGCATAGGGAGAAGGACTATCGCGACAAGGAACGTGACCGAGATCGCGATGATCGCTTCAGCAGGTCGA CATACAAACATTCCAATTCTTCGCGGGATAATACACGACTGAGATGGAGCTACAATGATGATGTGGGCCCGCCGAGTCATCGGAGACGTTTGGATG GTCGACATAACGAGAATGCTGATATGGATATTAGCGGAGATTCGACGCCCACCTCAGAGGCCAGCTATTCCTTGAGCGGCACCCCCACCACGCATGGCGGCACCGGGATgagtggaggaggaggcggcggcggtggcggcaacGGCAGCAATGCCGCAATGGATCAACCCATGGGTAATGCACTGCCTCGCCTGGCGTCACATCCAAATACCGGGAGCTCCTCGGGAGCTGGAGGAGCGCCAATGGgaggagcagcggcagcagcagcggcagcggctgcGATGCACTACAGCGGTGGTGGGCCTGGCGGCGGGGGACCCGTAACCGGTGCCACCATGTTGCCCACCAGCGGACTCTCCTCGGTGCCGCCAAGCAttgccaatagcagcagcaacagcaacagcagcagccttaGGAACTCAGTTGTCGGCCACATAGGCTCCACCTCCAGC ACAACTGTGCCAACGCTGTCGAATCAGGAtccccaccagcagcagcaccaacaccaGCATCACCTAAACTCGAATGCTCCGTTGCCGCCTGGCGGCAGCAAGGGACGCCAGAAGATGCATTTGGGTATGAGCGTGCACGACCATGGACAACACAACTCATCTGTGAATGCTTCAGGGTCCGATGCATTGGTGAATCATGCCTACAATTCGGTCAATAATTCAGTCGCCGGCAATAGTTTAAACAGCTTAAG GGACAATAACAGCATCAATTCCCCACTGTACATGTCGCATCCCCATCACAATCTGTCGCCCCCGCTGAACTACACAAAGAGTCCCATACCAACGATTGTGGGTATCACGAACACAGGAACGGTTGTGAATGCCGCCAATATGGTCAGCATTATTGGAAATTCATATACCTGCCAGGCGACGTATGGCCCGATCAAGACTGTTGTCGACGGGGGTGTCTCACCGGCAACGCCAGGCGGTGGCGGTAATGGTAATAGCCAAAATATTGTACCCGGCCTTGGGGCCGTCAGTGGGATCAGTGTGATCACCTCGATGGGCAGCAACAGTGTAGCGGGCGTCATGTCGCTTGGGGATGGTGGTCCGCCCACACCTACCATGGAATTAGATTTAAGCTCAGCTTtagaacaacagcagcagcagcaacaggtgGCGATGGCCGCCTCAATGGCTGCGGCAGCCCTTGCAGCGGCCCAGGCTTCAgtccaacagcaacagcaggcggCGCAGCAGGCCCAACAGCAGCGAAAGT TGGATGGGGCCTCGGGCGCACTTAGCTCATTGCAGAGCTGTGTGGGCTCCTCAGTGCAGGCGGCAAATCTGCGGGGGCCGGAGATATCGCCAAAGTTGGCCAAATACTTTCGCGCTGATTTGATTGCGCATGTGACCAATTGGCAGGCTGAGATACTGGAGCGTCAG GCGCAAAAATGCTGCGAGGATACGCATCTCTTTGGGGATATCACCTGCACGAGAATTTGCGCGGAACTGAAATGCGCCCGGAGTCTAGTGCGCAGCACCGAGATCAATGCCACACTCCAGGAACAGAA AATCATGTATCTGCGGCAGCAAATCCGCCGGATTGAGGAGTCGAAGACTCAGAACGCGTTTATGTCTGACGATACTTAG
- the LOC108162025 gene encoding WW domain-containing adapter protein with coiled-coil homolog isoform X2, with protein sequence MVMHARKPQRMNDGYFEKHTSHTSYQSSKYSSSKRDYERDRSSNYRDRDLSPGGSGGGGGGGGGGTGGGGGSSSGNGGSGGPLNNGNSYRSQSPDIDSPSSRSHDLRDRNDHRGSGSGGGGGGNGGGGGSGRGGSNERYSFIQKMRDRDRDVYKKDKYSDKRDRRGNDRDSESYRTNHDRDRRGGGGGSGASKLCSSRENDKRSGSDDRDRERDRDLRDMRDKRDRGSDRDRDMYKKDKYADKRDRSDRGERTARYGDWSEHVSSSGKMYYYNCKTEISQWEKPKEWVDRERNLPRDQHREKDYRDKERDRDRDDRFSRSTYKHSNSSRDNTRLRWSYNDDVGPPSHRRRLDGRHNENADMDISGDSTPTSEASYSLSGTPTTHGGTGMSGGGGGGGGGNGSNAAMDQPMGNALPRLASHPNTGSSSGAGGAPMGGAAAAAAAAAAMHYSGGGPGGGGPVTGATMLPTSGLSSVPPSIANSSSNSNSSSLRNSVVGHIGSTSSTTVPTLSNQDPHQQQHQHQHHLNSNAPLPPGGSKGRQKMHLGMSVHDHGQHNSSVNASGSDALVNHAYNSVNNSVAGNSLNSLRDNNSINSPLYMSHPHHNLSPPLNYTKSPIPTIVGITNTGTVVNAANMVSIIGNSYTCQATYGPIKTVVDGGVSPATPGGGGNGNSQNIVPGLGAVSGISVITSMGSNSVAGVMSLGDGGPPTPTMELDLSSALEQQQQQQQVAMAASMAAAALAAAQASVQQQQQAAQQAQQQRKLDGASGALSSLQSCVGSSVQAANLRGPEISPKLAKYFRADLIAHVTNWQAEILERQVSFEAQKCCEDTHLFGDITCTRICAELKCARSLVRSTEINATLQEQKIMYLRQQIRRIEESKTQNAFMSDDT encoded by the exons ATGGTAATGCATGCTAGAAAACCGCAGCGTATGAACGATGG GTACTTTGAGAAGCATACCAGTCACACTTCCTACCAG AGCTCAAAGTACAGCAGTTCAAAGCGCGACTATGAACGTGATCGTTCCTCCAATTATCgcgatcgcgacctctcgccgggtggcagtggcggcggcggtggaggcggcggcggcggcaccGGTGGAGGTggtggcagcagcagtggcaatggcggcagcggcggcccACTAAACAATGGCAACAGCTATCGCTCCCAATCGCCCGACATCGATTCCCCCTCATCGAGATCACACGATCTGCGGGATCGGAACGATCATcggggcagcggcagcggtggcggtggcggcggcaacGGCGGTGGTGGCGGCAGTGGTCGTGGCGGTAGCAACGAGCGATACAGCTTCATACAAAAGATGCGCGATCGGGATCGTGATGTCTACAAGAAGGATAAATATTCCG ATAAAAGAGATCGACGTGGCAACGATCGGGACTCGGAATCGTATCGCACTAATCATGACAGGGATCGtcgtggcggtggcggtggcagcgGTGCCAGCAAACTTTGCTCCTCCCGCGAGAACGACAAGCGTTCCGGCTCTGATGATCGCGATCGGGAGAGAGATCGTGATTTGCGCGACATGCGCGACAAGCGAGATCGTGGCTCTGATCGGGACAGGGATATGTACAAGAAGGATAAGTATGCAG ACAAGCGCGATCGCAGCGACAGGGGCGAGCGTACGGCGCGCTATGGCGACTGGAGTGAACATGTCAGCTCGTCGG GAAAAATGTATTATTACAACTGCAAAACGGAAATTTCTCAGTGGGAGAAGCCAAAGGAATGGGTGGACAGAGAAAG GAATTTGCCCCGTGATCAGCATAGGGAGAAGGACTATCGCGACAAGGAACGTGACCGAGATCGCGATGATCGCTTCAGCAGGTCGA CATACAAACATTCCAATTCTTCGCGGGATAATACACGACTGAGATGGAGCTACAATGATGATGTGGGCCCGCCGAGTCATCGGAGACGTTTGGATG GTCGACATAACGAGAATGCTGATATGGATATTAGCGGAGATTCGACGCCCACCTCAGAGGCCAGCTATTCCTTGAGCGGCACCCCCACCACGCATGGCGGCACCGGGATgagtggaggaggaggcggcggcggtggcggcaacGGCAGCAATGCCGCAATGGATCAACCCATGGGTAATGCACTGCCTCGCCTGGCGTCACATCCAAATACCGGGAGCTCCTCGGGAGCTGGAGGAGCGCCAATGGgaggagcagcggcagcagcagcggcagcggctgcGATGCACTACAGCGGTGGTGGGCCTGGCGGCGGGGGACCCGTAACCGGTGCCACCATGTTGCCCACCAGCGGACTCTCCTCGGTGCCGCCAAGCAttgccaatagcagcagcaacagcaacagcagcagccttaGGAACTCAGTTGTCGGCCACATAGGCTCCACCTCCAGC ACAACTGTGCCAACGCTGTCGAATCAGGAtccccaccagcagcagcaccaacaccaGCATCACCTAAACTCGAATGCTCCGTTGCCGCCTGGCGGCAGCAAGGGACGCCAGAAGATGCATTTGGGTATGAGCGTGCACGACCATGGACAACACAACTCATCTGTGAATGCTTCAGGGTCCGATGCATTGGTGAATCATGCCTACAATTCGGTCAATAATTCAGTCGCCGGCAATAGTTTAAACAGCTTAAG GGACAATAACAGCATCAATTCCCCACTGTACATGTCGCATCCCCATCACAATCTGTCGCCCCCGCTGAACTACACAAAGAGTCCCATACCAACGATTGTGGGTATCACGAACACAGGAACGGTTGTGAATGCCGCCAATATGGTCAGCATTATTGGAAATTCATATACCTGCCAGGCGACGTATGGCCCGATCAAGACTGTTGTCGACGGGGGTGTCTCACCGGCAACGCCAGGCGGTGGCGGTAATGGTAATAGCCAAAATATTGTACCCGGCCTTGGGGCCGTCAGTGGGATCAGTGTGATCACCTCGATGGGCAGCAACAGTGTAGCGGGCGTCATGTCGCTTGGGGATGGTGGTCCGCCCACACCTACCATGGAATTAGATTTAAGCTCAGCTTtagaacaacagcagcagcagcaacaggtgGCGATGGCCGCCTCAATGGCTGCGGCAGCCCTTGCAGCGGCCCAGGCTTCAgtccaacagcaacagcaggcggCGCAGCAGGCCCAACAGCAGCGAAAGT TGGATGGGGCCTCGGGCGCACTTAGCTCATTGCAGAGCTGTGTGGGCTCCTCAGTGCAGGCGGCAAATCTGCGGGGGCCGGAGATATCGCCAAAGTTGGCCAAATACTTTCGCGCTGATTTGATTGCGCATGTGACCAATTGGCAGGCTGAGATACTGGAGCGTCAGGTAAGCTTTGAG GCGCAAAAATGCTGCGAGGATACGCATCTCTTTGGGGATATCACCTGCACGAGAATTTGCGCGGAACTGAAATGCGCCCGGAGTCTAGTGCGCAGCACCGAGATCAATGCCACACTCCAGGAACAGAA AATCATGTATCTGCGGCAGCAAATCCGCCGGATTGAGGAGTCGAAGACTCAGAACGCGTTTATGTCTGACGATACTTAG
- the LOC108162025 gene encoding WW domain-containing adapter protein with coiled-coil homolog isoform X4: MVMHARKPQRMNDGYFEKHTSHTSYQSSKYSSSKRDYERDRSSNYRDRDLSPGGSGGGGGGGGGGTGGGGGSSSGNGGSGGPLNNGNSYRSQSPDIDSPSSRSHDLRDRNDHRGSGSGGGGGGNGGGGGSGRGGSNERYSFIQKMRDRDRDVYKKDKYSDKRDRRGNDRDSESYRTNHDRDRRGGGGGSGASKLCSSRENDKRSGSDDRDRERDRDLRDMRDKRDRGSDRDRDMYKKDKYADKRDRSDRGERTARYGDWSEHVSSSGKMYYYNCKTEISQWEKPKEWVDRERNLPRDQHREKDYRDKERDRDRDDRFSRSTYKHSNSSRDNTRLRWSYNDDVGPPSHRRRLDGRHNENADMDISGDSTPTSEASYSLSGTPTTHGGTGMSGGGGGGGGGNGSNAAMDQPMGNALPRLASHPNTGSSSGAGGAPMGGAAAAAAAAAAMHYSGGGPGGGGPVTGATMLPTSGLSSVPPSIANSSSNSNSSSLRNSVVGHIGSTSSTTVPTLSNQDPHQQQHQHQHHLNSNAPLPPGGSKGRQKMHLGMSVHDHGQHNSSVNASGSDALVNHAYNSVNNSVAGNSLNSLRDNNSINSPLYMSHPHHNLSPPLNYTKSPIPTIVGITNTGTVVNAANMVSIIGNSYTCQATYGPIKTVVDGGVSPATPGGGGNGNSQNIVPGLGAVSGISVITSMGSNSVAGVMSLGDGGPPTPTMELDLSSALEQQQQQQQVAMAASMAAAALAAAQASVQQQQQAAQQAQQQRKLDGASGALSSLQSCVGSSVQAANLRGPEISPKLAKYFRADLIAHVTNWQAEILERQAQKCCEDTHLFGDITCTRICAELKCARSLVRSTEINATLQEQKIMYLRQQIRRIEESKTQNAFMSDDT, from the exons ATGGTAATGCATGCTAGAAAACCGCAGCGTATGAACGATGG GTACTTTGAGAAGCATACCAGTCACACTTCCTACCAG AGCTCAAAGTACAGCAGTTCAAAGCGCGACTATGAACGTGATCGTTCCTCCAATTATCgcgatcgcgacctctcgccgggtggcagtggcggcggcggtggaggcggcggcggcggcaccGGTGGAGGTggtggcagcagcagtggcaatggcggcagcggcggcccACTAAACAATGGCAACAGCTATCGCTCCCAATCGCCCGACATCGATTCCCCCTCATCGAGATCACACGATCTGCGGGATCGGAACGATCATcggggcagcggcagcggtggcggtggcggcggcaacGGCGGTGGTGGCGGCAGTGGTCGTGGCGGTAGCAACGAGCGATACAGCTTCATACAAAAGATGCGCGATCGGGATCGTGATGTCTACAAGAAGGATAAATATTCCG ATAAAAGAGATCGACGTGGCAACGATCGGGACTCGGAATCGTATCGCACTAATCATGACAGGGATCGtcgtggcggtggcggtggcagcgGTGCCAGCAAACTTTGCTCCTCCCGCGAGAACGACAAGCGTTCCGGCTCTGATGATCGCGATCGGGAGAGAGATCGTGATTTGCGCGACATGCGCGACAAGCGAGATCGTGGCTCTGATCGGGACAGGGATATGTACAAGAAGGATAAGTATGCAG ACAAGCGCGATCGCAGCGACAGGGGCGAGCGTACGGCGCGCTATGGCGACTGGAGTGAACATGTCAGCTCGTCGG GAAAAATGTATTATTACAACTGCAAAACGGAAATTTCTCAGTGGGAGAAGCCAAAGGAATGGGTGGACAGAGAAAG GAATTTGCCCCGTGATCAGCATAGGGAGAAGGACTATCGCGACAAGGAACGTGACCGAGATCGCGATGATCGCTTCAGCAGGTCGA CATACAAACATTCCAATTCTTCGCGGGATAATACACGACTGAGATGGAGCTACAATGATGATGTGGGCCCGCCGAGTCATCGGAGACGTTTGGATG GTCGACATAACGAGAATGCTGATATGGATATTAGCGGAGATTCGACGCCCACCTCAGAGGCCAGCTATTCCTTGAGCGGCACCCCCACCACGCATGGCGGCACCGGGATgagtggaggaggaggcggcggcggtggcggcaacGGCAGCAATGCCGCAATGGATCAACCCATGGGTAATGCACTGCCTCGCCTGGCGTCACATCCAAATACCGGGAGCTCCTCGGGAGCTGGAGGAGCGCCAATGGgaggagcagcggcagcagcagcggcagcggctgcGATGCACTACAGCGGTGGTGGGCCTGGCGGCGGGGGACCCGTAACCGGTGCCACCATGTTGCCCACCAGCGGACTCTCCTCGGTGCCGCCAAGCAttgccaatagcagcagcaacagcaacagcagcagccttaGGAACTCAGTTGTCGGCCACATAGGCTCCACCTCCAGC ACAACTGTGCCAACGCTGTCGAATCAGGAtccccaccagcagcagcaccaacaccaGCATCACCTAAACTCGAATGCTCCGTTGCCGCCTGGCGGCAGCAAGGGACGCCAGAAGATGCATTTGGGTATGAGCGTGCACGACCATGGACAACACAACTCATCTGTGAATGCTTCAGGGTCCGATGCATTGGTGAATCATGCCTACAATTCGGTCAATAATTCAGTCGCCGGCAATAGTTTAAACAGCTTAAG GGACAATAACAGCATCAATTCCCCACTGTACATGTCGCATCCCCATCACAATCTGTCGCCCCCGCTGAACTACACAAAGAGTCCCATACCAACGATTGTGGGTATCACGAACACAGGAACGGTTGTGAATGCCGCCAATATGGTCAGCATTATTGGAAATTCATATACCTGCCAGGCGACGTATGGCCCGATCAAGACTGTTGTCGACGGGGGTGTCTCACCGGCAACGCCAGGCGGTGGCGGTAATGGTAATAGCCAAAATATTGTACCCGGCCTTGGGGCCGTCAGTGGGATCAGTGTGATCACCTCGATGGGCAGCAACAGTGTAGCGGGCGTCATGTCGCTTGGGGATGGTGGTCCGCCCACACCTACCATGGAATTAGATTTAAGCTCAGCTTtagaacaacagcagcagcagcaacaggtgGCGATGGCCGCCTCAATGGCTGCGGCAGCCCTTGCAGCGGCCCAGGCTTCAgtccaacagcaacagcaggcggCGCAGCAGGCCCAACAGCAGCGAAAGT TGGATGGGGCCTCGGGCGCACTTAGCTCATTGCAGAGCTGTGTGGGCTCCTCAGTGCAGGCGGCAAATCTGCGGGGGCCGGAGATATCGCCAAAGTTGGCCAAATACTTTCGCGCTGATTTGATTGCGCATGTGACCAATTGGCAGGCTGAGATACTGGAGCGTCAG GCGCAAAAATGCTGCGAGGATACGCATCTCTTTGGGGATATCACCTGCACGAGAATTTGCGCGGAACTGAAATGCGCCCGGAGTCTAGTGCGCAGCACCGAGATCAATGCCACACTCCAGGAACAGAA AATCATGTATCTGCGGCAGCAAATCCGCCGGATTGAGGAGTCGAAGACTCAGAACGCGTTTATGTCTGACGATACTTAG
- the LOC108162025 gene encoding WW domain-containing adapter protein with coiled-coil homolog isoform X1, with translation MDVEKSLREFSVVFVYFEKHTSHTSYQSSKYSSSKRDYERDRSSNYRDRDLSPGGSGGGGGGGGGGTGGGGGSSSGNGGSGGPLNNGNSYRSQSPDIDSPSSRSHDLRDRNDHRGSGSGGGGGGNGGGGGSGRGGSNERYSFIQKMRDRDRDVYKKDKYSDKRDRRGNDRDSESYRTNHDRDRRGGGGGSGASKLCSSRENDKRSGSDDRDRERDRDLRDMRDKRDRGSDRDRDMYKKDKYADKRDRSDRGERTARYGDWSEHVSSSGKMYYYNCKTEISQWEKPKEWVDRERNLPRDQHREKDYRDKERDRDRDDRFSRSTYKHSNSSRDNTRLRWSYNDDVGPPSHRRRLDGRHNENADMDISGDSTPTSEASYSLSGTPTTHGGTGMSGGGGGGGGGNGSNAAMDQPMGNALPRLASHPNTGSSSGAGGAPMGGAAAAAAAAAAMHYSGGGPGGGGPVTGATMLPTSGLSSVPPSIANSSSNSNSSSLRNSVVGHIGSTSSTTVPTLSNQDPHQQQHQHQHHLNSNAPLPPGGSKGRQKMHLGMSVHDHGQHNSSVNASGSDALVNHAYNSVNNSVAGNSLNSLRDNNSINSPLYMSHPHHNLSPPLNYTKSPIPTIVGITNTGTVVNAANMVSIIGNSYTCQATYGPIKTVVDGGVSPATPGGGGNGNSQNIVPGLGAVSGISVITSMGSNSVAGVMSLGDGGPPTPTMELDLSSALEQQQQQQQVAMAASMAAAALAAAQASVQQQQQAAQQAQQQRKLDGASGALSSLQSCVGSSVQAANLRGPEISPKLAKYFRADLIAHVTNWQAEILERQVSFEAQKCCEDTHLFGDITCTRICAELKCARSLVRSTEINATLQEQKIMYLRQQIRRIEESKTQNAFMSDDT, from the exons ATGGATGTAGAAAAATCATTAAGAGAATTTAGTGTGGTTTTTGT GTACTTTGAGAAGCATACCAGTCACACTTCCTACCAG AGCTCAAAGTACAGCAGTTCAAAGCGCGACTATGAACGTGATCGTTCCTCCAATTATCgcgatcgcgacctctcgccgggtggcagtggcggcggcggtggaggcggcggcggcggcaccGGTGGAGGTggtggcagcagcagtggcaatggcggcagcggcggcccACTAAACAATGGCAACAGCTATCGCTCCCAATCGCCCGACATCGATTCCCCCTCATCGAGATCACACGATCTGCGGGATCGGAACGATCATcggggcagcggcagcggtggcggtggcggcggcaacGGCGGTGGTGGCGGCAGTGGTCGTGGCGGTAGCAACGAGCGATACAGCTTCATACAAAAGATGCGCGATCGGGATCGTGATGTCTACAAGAAGGATAAATATTCCG ATAAAAGAGATCGACGTGGCAACGATCGGGACTCGGAATCGTATCGCACTAATCATGACAGGGATCGtcgtggcggtggcggtggcagcgGTGCCAGCAAACTTTGCTCCTCCCGCGAGAACGACAAGCGTTCCGGCTCTGATGATCGCGATCGGGAGAGAGATCGTGATTTGCGCGACATGCGCGACAAGCGAGATCGTGGCTCTGATCGGGACAGGGATATGTACAAGAAGGATAAGTATGCAG ACAAGCGCGATCGCAGCGACAGGGGCGAGCGTACGGCGCGCTATGGCGACTGGAGTGAACATGTCAGCTCGTCGG GAAAAATGTATTATTACAACTGCAAAACGGAAATTTCTCAGTGGGAGAAGCCAAAGGAATGGGTGGACAGAGAAAG GAATTTGCCCCGTGATCAGCATAGGGAGAAGGACTATCGCGACAAGGAACGTGACCGAGATCGCGATGATCGCTTCAGCAGGTCGA CATACAAACATTCCAATTCTTCGCGGGATAATACACGACTGAGATGGAGCTACAATGATGATGTGGGCCCGCCGAGTCATCGGAGACGTTTGGATG GTCGACATAACGAGAATGCTGATATGGATATTAGCGGAGATTCGACGCCCACCTCAGAGGCCAGCTATTCCTTGAGCGGCACCCCCACCACGCATGGCGGCACCGGGATgagtggaggaggaggcggcggcggtggcggcaacGGCAGCAATGCCGCAATGGATCAACCCATGGGTAATGCACTGCCTCGCCTGGCGTCACATCCAAATACCGGGAGCTCCTCGGGAGCTGGAGGAGCGCCAATGGgaggagcagcggcagcagcagcggcagcggctgcGATGCACTACAGCGGTGGTGGGCCTGGCGGCGGGGGACCCGTAACCGGTGCCACCATGTTGCCCACCAGCGGACTCTCCTCGGTGCCGCCAAGCAttgccaatagcagcagcaacagcaacagcagcagccttaGGAACTCAGTTGTCGGCCACATAGGCTCCACCTCCAGC ACAACTGTGCCAACGCTGTCGAATCAGGAtccccaccagcagcagcaccaacaccaGCATCACCTAAACTCGAATGCTCCGTTGCCGCCTGGCGGCAGCAAGGGACGCCAGAAGATGCATTTGGGTATGAGCGTGCACGACCATGGACAACACAACTCATCTGTGAATGCTTCAGGGTCCGATGCATTGGTGAATCATGCCTACAATTCGGTCAATAATTCAGTCGCCGGCAATAGTTTAAACAGCTTAAG GGACAATAACAGCATCAATTCCCCACTGTACATGTCGCATCCCCATCACAATCTGTCGCCCCCGCTGAACTACACAAAGAGTCCCATACCAACGATTGTGGGTATCACGAACACAGGAACGGTTGTGAATGCCGCCAATATGGTCAGCATTATTGGAAATTCATATACCTGCCAGGCGACGTATGGCCCGATCAAGACTGTTGTCGACGGGGGTGTCTCACCGGCAACGCCAGGCGGTGGCGGTAATGGTAATAGCCAAAATATTGTACCCGGCCTTGGGGCCGTCAGTGGGATCAGTGTGATCACCTCGATGGGCAGCAACAGTGTAGCGGGCGTCATGTCGCTTGGGGATGGTGGTCCGCCCACACCTACCATGGAATTAGATTTAAGCTCAGCTTtagaacaacagcagcagcagcaacaggtgGCGATGGCCGCCTCAATGGCTGCGGCAGCCCTTGCAGCGGCCCAGGCTTCAgtccaacagcaacagcaggcggCGCAGCAGGCCCAACAGCAGCGAAAGT TGGATGGGGCCTCGGGCGCACTTAGCTCATTGCAGAGCTGTGTGGGCTCCTCAGTGCAGGCGGCAAATCTGCGGGGGCCGGAGATATCGCCAAAGTTGGCCAAATACTTTCGCGCTGATTTGATTGCGCATGTGACCAATTGGCAGGCTGAGATACTGGAGCGTCAGGTAAGCTTTGAG GCGCAAAAATGCTGCGAGGATACGCATCTCTTTGGGGATATCACCTGCACGAGAATTTGCGCGGAACTGAAATGCGCCCGGAGTCTAGTGCGCAGCACCGAGATCAATGCCACACTCCAGGAACAGAA AATCATGTATCTGCGGCAGCAAATCCGCCGGATTGAGGAGTCGAAGACTCAGAACGCGTTTATGTCTGACGATACTTAG